Below is a genomic region from Mustela lutreola isolate mMusLut2 chromosome 1, mMusLut2.pri, whole genome shotgun sequence.
aatttaaaagtatccCTATCCTGATTCTGAGTTGAAATCCAGATGAGGAataaaggggcccctgggtggctcagtcggttaagcgtctgccctcggctcaggtcatggtcctgaataaaatcttttaaaagaaaaaatgatgttaTAGTCTTGATTGAATTAAATTATTGACCTTCTGGAGCATaagctataaaaattatatatcctTACTTTCTGATGTATTAATTCTTACACTACTTTTTCCTCTAAAAGTTTCCTCTTATTAATAGTCCAGTCAATGTCAGACTTGTGAAGAATCCCACGGAGCCACAGTTTGGGACTTACCATCCAGTAGCCATTTCTACTGCGACCTTTGGATTTTAGGACACGTTAGGAATGCAAAGCCTTTATACCATCCGCAAAAATCTCCCCTACCCTTTTTCCATTTGAGAAAATGATTAcaggttttgttgttattattcacTCAAACACTATGTGAATTCTCCATGATTATtatatgaaagagaaaggaacaaaaaaaatgaCTCAGCTGGTAGCTCAAAATCGTATCTTACAGATTTGTCCTAAGGCTGGAGACAAGAGTGCTTTTGTGttaaaatccttattttcttaaaaatgcgTTGCTCCAAGATAGAGTCCAACGACTCCAGGAGCTGGTTTTGGTATCTTTGGTATCTGTGCTCATTGCATTCTGACAGACCTACATCATGTCTTtggtattttttcccctttagcatCAAAATCTTCTAATCTTAAAACGATGGTGTGTGCTAGGGCTTGGGTTGTGGAGACGTGAGTCGAACCGTCTGGCAGAGTGGACTTGCCCAGGTCCGTCTGCCTCGGGGCTGGAGGCCGCAGGGCTGGTCTAGTGGGCGGTGGCCCCCCTAGGCCCCGTCACCCGTGCACAGGCCCCGCACATGCCTGCTGCCCCGCGGTCCACCTCCCCTGTGTGGGTCGAGGCCTGTCCTGGAGGCCACTTAACTATCCGCCTTGCCTGAGTGGCTGTGCCATGCGGCCGTTTGCCAGACTGGGGCAGCTCAGGGCAGGTGTCCGGGAGCAGCCGGGCTCCTACGAGCCACTGCGCAACCGTGGTGGAGAGAAAACCATTGCTCTCAACCAGACGGGACCCGGCACTGGGCTGGCTCTGGGGCCCAACACAGCACGTGGAGAAGCTTCTGGGTCTTTCTGGCTTTTCCCCAGTGCATCCCAGGATGATCCCAAACGCTGAGAGGCCCTAAAGGAAACCGGAGCATGAAGTCCTCTTAGCATCTCCGAACACAGGTCCAGGGACTCCAGAGACAAGAACGAGCTTCAGGGGCGCGGGGGCAGAGGTCAAAGTCCGCAGAGCGCTCAGCTTCAGCCTTGGAGGTCAGTGAGGGGAGTTttctaaggaaaaacaaacaagtaaatgcCAATTCTTGAAAATTAGCTAATACACGTATTTTTACTTTGGACAGGGAGAGGGTTTCAACGGCCTTGACATAGTCGCTTATGCAAACCTGCCTGGGCCTTGGCGGACTCCAGGTGGACCTGGGGACAGGGGACTCTGGGGACAGAGCTGCTGCCGCAGCGGCGGGAGCCCCTGACCCTTCCTCGGTGACCAGACCCTGCGCGTGTCAGATGCTGCCGTGACCCGCAGGCCCGTCTCGCACGTCCCCGGCCGGGATGACCCTCGCTCCTGCCGCTGCCGGAGTCCGCTCGGCCTCGGGCTGGCGGCGGCCCCGGGCTGGGGAGGTTCGGGCCCCGGCGCTGCCGCCCTCGCGTGGAAGAGGAACAAGAGCGAAAAGCGCGAGAGGAGCGCGTCAGCCCCGCGGTTGTCCTCTCCGAGCCGGGCCGTGTTCGGACTCGGAGCCGGACCCAGACCCGGACCCGGACTCGGACCCGGACCCGGACCCGGACCCGGACCCGGACCCGGACCAGGACCCGGACCCGGACCCGGACCCGGACCCGGACCAGGACTCAGACTCGGACCCGGACCCGGACCCGGACCCGGACCCGGACCAGGACCCGGACCCGGACCCGGACTCGGACCCGGACCCGGACCCGGACCCGGACCCGGACCAGGACCAGGACCCGGACCCGGACCCGGACCCGGACCCGGACCCGGACCCGGACCCGGACTCGGACTCGGACCCGGACCCGGACCCGGACCCGGACCCGGACCCGGACTCGGACCCGGACCCGGACCCGGACCCGGACGCGCTTCTGCGTCCCGGTCCCGGAGCCGCGTCTGTCCGGCGCGCAGAGCCCCGACGCGCACGGGGGTCCCGCGGGCCTTGGAGAGCTTCGCCCGGCCTCGGCCTCGGCCTCCTGCACGCAGaagccgcccccctcccccgccgcccgcTTCGGCCCGGCCTGGCCCCGCCGTCCTCCCCGCGGGCCTTGGCCTCCCGGGGCCGTGGCGGCAGGAGGGACCTGCGGGCACCGTCCGCGCTTTCCCCGCCAGAGACGCGGCCCCGGGTCCCCTCGTGTCTTCCGGAGGGACGGACGGCGCCAGCGGCTCTCGGTGACCGCGGACCGGAGGCGGGTCGGGGACGGCGCCCGGGGGCTGAGCCAGTGCGCGCGCCGGACCACCGTCCGCTGGGCCGGCTCCGGCTCCGGTGACTGACCTCCGCGAAGGCCGGACCCCGCGGGCAGCGGCTCCGGCAGCCGCCCCTGCCCTTCGCCGCCGCAGAGCGGGGCCCGGGGGTCGGTGTCCGGCCGCTTCGAGAACCGTCTCGGGCGCGTCCGTCGCGGCGCGATCGGGAAAACCGCTCCGGGCGCCCGGGCCGCGGCTGCGAGGACCAGAGCGCACGGACGGTCCGGTGACCCGCGCTGCTTTCGTGCAGCGGGAGAAACTGAGGCGCGGACAGAGGAGCGTCACGCAGGCCGCGGGGCTGCACGTCGGGGCAGATGGGCTCGTCCCTCCGTCGTCGCGGCCGCCTCGAGGCGGGTCCTGCTCGAGCCGAGCGGGCGGGGGCGTCACCGGCCGCTCCATCCGGGGAGGGGGTTCGGGTGAGTTACCTGACCTCTGCCAAATGCAGTGTTGGTAAAAAATAGGTGTATTTCCTTATAAAACTGCTTTAGCAAGTTCACTTTTATTGTTGGACGCCACCAAAAAACCAGTGCGACACAAGCCGAGGAACATATGAAGCCATGGAACGTAGCAGAACCCACCCCCAAGAGCGAAGATACTGGCACCGTGGGAACGTCCCCGGCTCTCCCGCAGGACCCCActgcggcccccccccccccagaggtcCGCAGGCTTCTGGAGTTTAGGTTTCGCCGTTCTGGGGCTTTATTCTAACACTTTTATCACATAAGCATGTGTCATCAGCTAATACAGAATTAAGTTTGTTCTTGAGTTTTATAGAAATAGTGCATTGTGTGTAGTTCTCTGCAACGtactttttcatttcagtttcatGTTTCTGAGGTTAATCTGTATTGTTGCTTAAATCTGTTCTTTACTCCTAGTCACCGCTGTATAATATTCATTAtgagactttatcaaaatttagTCACTCTGGATTTTCGGGTTTATGAGTGAAGGATTAACTCCGTACTGGGCTGAGGTAGTGTTCAACAATCTCTCCAAGTCAGTGGTTTCCACAATTTTTCTTTGTACCCTtatcaaaaacaaatattttatattgcacCCCCGTATACATACACAGATAAATAACTGATGCAATGATTAATGGAATAATGCTATTTTTATCATGTGTGTTGTACTCTAATATTCCTAATCCAGCCCAtctatttcattcttattttgtaaCACTTAACAcctaacttttttattttcaccAAATTGTTTTCATTACCCTCCCTGTTTGTTGCAGAGCACAATTGGAAAAACTCTGCTCTAAGTCTTTCAGTGGAGAATGACTTAGGAGGTCAAGAAGTAAAGCGGCTTCTTTTTAATAGTATGAAATTGATCGGGTTCCAGAAAAACAATGTAGCAAAATCCCTGTAAGGCCCAGTGTTCTTTATTCTGATCACTGTGATTATGAGAACAAGTCCCTCATATCAGTAAAGCTCCCCTAATGAGATAAAAAATCTTCCACAAACTTAAATATTCTAGAAGTCTTTTTAATCTAAACTAGATTTTGAAAAATTCAGCACATTATGTATCAGAGGTTTTAATAGGATAATTTTTCATATCACTTTAGGAAATTTAACTTGTCACGAGACAAGACAAAACACTCTTTCTTTTGCGTCGGAGATAATAGGTGGCTTTCCAGATGAGGCGTCAAAAAGCTAAGTCTTACACTTGAGCATCTCCGCTGTGGCTTCCATCACTAGGCAGTAACAAGAGAAACGGGTGCCATGAGGTCTACACCTGACTCTCTCTACTGCATAAAGACACTaggaaaaattctgtattttagcCTCCTGAGGAGAACATCGGAAAAGAGTCTCTTGCACTCAGCCCCAAATGCAAAGAGCCCTAAAAGTTCCTTCGTGTACTGTATCAGAGCTGATGGGGATTTATGATTTTCCATCCCAATCACAAACAGCTTCAAAGTTCAAGGGACAAAGTTCCTTTCTTGTTACAAGAGAATTCTGGAATGCGGAGCAGATCTGTGTGCCAGGTGTCCTCACCCCAAAGCGGACAGAGTTAGAAGAACGGATTCCTTTGCACTTTCTCCTTCACGTCTCTCACACCCAATGTGGAGAAGGGCTTAGGGAGCCCGGGGTCCTCAGTGAGGTTCCCATGCTGTTAGAAAGTTCTGTTTGTCTCTAGACCCTCTCTCTTGCTTGGGAATGGAATTCTTCTGTATTAGAACTACTGATGTCCTCTCCAAGTAAAGCAGGAAATATTTTTAGGAAGaactaaacatgtatttttataattatgataACATTGGGTTATTCTTGGATCATAAATTAGTCTCTTCCTTCTtaaccttcctttctctttcttcggAGATAGCCAGAACGTTAGAAATATTTCAATTTCTAATTCTTTAGGcagatttttaattgtttgtgaTTGTTCTTCCTTTCTGTGTAATTTTGAGGACTCCTGGTTCGCGTTCACCATACTATCCTTTTTCCCGTTATGTTTCGTTTGTGAATCGTTGGCCGttctacaatttttatttaagaaactgtTTCTATAAGAGACAATTTACATTTTGGAGGAGTCCTTAGTGATTAAGAGGGAGTGCTCTGCAACCAGACTTCTTGAGTTCAAGGTCCAGCTCTTCTGCCTTCTAGTTTTATGAACTTGACAAGTGACTTAAACACTTGTGcctgagtttcttcatctgtaatacagaaataatgtctttttcaaggttttttgtaGGATTAAACATATTAATACATACAAATGAGTAGACCAATATCATACACAGAGCAAAGGCTCAATCGCGTTATTCTTACAATGATCATCATTACTATATCATTAGACAGTTGTTACAATTGTTATAACTATCAACATTACGCTATCGTTAGACAATTGTTTTACTGTATGGCAACCCATGACCTCCCTCTTAATGACTGAGAAGttaatactgattttttaatttctaaactgGTTAAAACCACGCATTTTTTCCTCTCCAGAGAACAATTTGTCCAACATAACTTTCTGACAACACTTTAGCTTTGTTTAGTTATCATATAAGATAAAGTATATAAAGTGGTCTACAAATCATAAGGTTCTATACAAATGCCAGTTATTAAAATGCTTCCTACTAAGAAAATTTCAATTTTCCAGATGCCATTATTTAAGAGAGGTCTTATCTTTCCTTCTGGAAAGAAATTTGAGGCGATTTTCCCATAAAGAATAATCTTTACAGAGCCTCAAAGATCTTAGAGTCAGATTTGCTGATGACATTTTTCATTATTGGGATAAGGATTTAGATCGTATCAGATTTAAACACATTTGCAATTTCAGCTTTCCTTCaacaaagatatgaacagattGCTGTCCCCTGTCtctaaaaaaaccccaacaaaacaaaagccttcCACTTGCAGGAATTGCAACAACCAATGTTAAATAAAACAGGTTTCCAGAAACTTCAACTCTCAGTCCATTTCCACACTTCACTTAGCTAACTATGATCAATTGTGTGTCTTATGAAATTTCCCGAGGAGTTAGCCAGCCTGCAGACCAGCACTCGGCTGCCGAAATATCTGAGACCATCACCACACAGTATCTGCCCTTCAATTTCCTTTTGTGCACACAGTGCAAGTCTCACCTGAATAAGACCTTAGCATGGTATACGGGGTCCTTTTCTCTGGCTGTGGGCCCCACGCCATTGGGCAGCTAATCAGCATCTAATATTACCACATGTCAAATTATTTCTGGAGCGTCTTTGCCTCCTTGACTAAATTTTAACCCCtggaaatcaagggtcagacctTATAGTATTCGTAATCTTTCTGTAATGGCCAGCCAAGTCCTAAGCATATAATGATTGCCCAGGGAGTGCTGACTGATTGATGGATGGAAACTCATGGAAGCCTCCTCTAGAATCTACATTTTCCCCAAATGAAACAGGATCACCTAACAGCTTTTTCACTTCTGCTCAGCCTGTTGTACAGCCTTCTCCGATGCCTCGGTGACCGGCAGTAAAGCAGTAGAGACGAGAAAAGCCCCAGCTGGGGTTTAAAGGGCCTGGCTTCCAAGTGCTGAATGCGAGTGGAATATTGAACCCAGTCTTCTCATCAGTAAGATGGGAAAAATGATGTCCGCCTCCACATTTTGAGGATTGGAGAAAACACTTTATATAAAAGGCCTTGCAGAATATCTTGTGGGAGCACAGTGAGAGTCGGCGGGAACCGCGCCAGAGAGGAGGCGCTGACTGACGTTTGCGGTGGTCGTCTCACAGACTCAGTAGGCCCAGAACCACGCGCGCGATCTTCCCCAAACCTGGTCCTCCGTTAAAGAAGAGCACCATTCCCCACCCACTTCTGCAAACCCACGTCTGGAACTCCTCCCTAGCACCTGTCAGACCTCCCAAGCCCAAGTCAAACCCAACTCAGTACCTCTCGGGTCTTCCTGCGCCTCCGCACCGTGTCCAACCACCGACGGTAGAAACTGCCCCGTCCCTCCCCGAGTCCGCCAGACCCTCCACACGAGCTTCTGTCCTCCATGAGCGGCTCCGGTCTCCGCAGAGCACGTGAATGAGCTCCCTTTATAAATGCACAGCAGAGTCCCTCTTTCCCTCGCTGGCTGCCACTtgcagaaaaataaagacttcGCCCGTAAGATCCCGTGTGATCTGGCCATGCTCTCCGGGTCACTTTGGGCTCTCCCCGCCCCGCCTGCTCCATCCTTCCCCACCGTTCTGTGCCCAGGAGCTGACTTTTTACATTCTGCATCAGGGGGCTCCCTCGCTGTCTGATTTACAGCTCACTTGACTCCAGGAAGATGGGAGATGGGAAAGCAGCAGGGAACTGCAGCTCGGCTCGGCGTGGCCTGCCCTGGGCCCTCCCTGCCGCGGAGCCTGACTGGCGGCTTCTCCTCGCAGCCAGGGCCGCAGGGACTCAGCCTTTCCCGCAGCTCCTGTCCTCGGTGAACACTCCCGCCGTCCACCCTGGTGCCCAGGCCTCGTGGCAGCTTCTCATTCTTCTCAACTTTGCATTCATCGCGGGGGCTGCCCGTGCCTCGTGGATTCCCCTTATCCCGTCAGGCGCCACCGTAAAGAGTCCTGCTCACCTGTCCTCCGCGGTCCGTGTGAGTGTGCCCCGCCTTCCGCTGCACCCTCACTCACCCTCACTCTTCGAGGGCGTCACACATGCCATGCTTCCTTCCACCGCTGTCTAGAGTCTCTTTCCTTCGTGAACCTTCATGCAGCCCCAGGTCTCAGCTCAAACCCTGCTTCCCGGTCGAAGCTTCTCCTGACTCCCAGAGTTGGTCTAGTAACTCACCACATACTTTCCTAGCTCTGTGGGATTTTCCACAGACTGATAAGGAGATAACAAGCGCCTCATTTAAATAAACTACGTCTTTGCCATGAGTACGAGAACTGCGTCTGTTTTGGTCATCACTGTGACCCTGTTCCTAACACGGCGTCGGGCACGTGTGATTCCCAGAGCGTGAATGACCCGACAGTGACTGTGTCCAGTTTGGTGGCTGCTGCCTAGAAAACGCGTATGGAGGTGTGTGTCCGCGGAttccatttacatatttattttgtagaTCCGCGTTCCATATGCTAATCAGGgacaatgattattttttattatctctcCCAATCATTTCCAAGGTCAAGCATTTCAAAGTTATGTTAAGAATCCCccgactggggcgcctggatggctccgtgggttaagcctctgccttcggctcaggtcatggtctcagggtcctgggatcgagtcccacatcggactctgctcggcagggagcctgcttcctccttcctctctctctctgcctgcctctctgcctgcttgtcatctctgtcaaatagataaataaaaatctttaaaaaaagaaaaagagtcccCGACGGCGTCCGCCTCAGATGACGTAGCTGCCTTCTTCCCGTGCTCTCCCCCCTCCGCAGGGACTAGTCCCCCTTccgttttcccatttcttcttaTCTGTAGCCTGGGTAGCCGCTCCTCTCCACCTGCCCATATCCATGCGACTGATTTCTTCACCTCCTTCAAGGCTTGTACAAAAGTTTCCTCGAGGCGCCTACCCTCTCACATCATTTAAATCTCGGAAGCAGCCCTTCTCTGAATCTCCCATGCTCTGCTCTGTTCTTTGATAACCTTTAGCATCATCTGGCACCAGGGATGTTTTTATGGCACTTAGCATTTCTTGTCTTCTCTACTGACATTTTGTATCTCAAGGGCCTCCAACAGCACCTGGAACATAGTAGGTCttcaaaaatgtttgttgatGAATTTAACTCATGTCCTTCTCTCAACCTTTTACTGGCCTGTGCCTTTGTTCACATCTGTTCTTTTCCCCACAATCCGAAGTGCAATTATAGATTTCAAGATTGTCTCTTTCCCTTCGCTCTACCTATACAAAACCCTACCTAGACAACAGCGGGTGAGGGGCGCGGACGGCACCGGCTTCCAGCTAGAGGACGAGCGAGGCAGAGGAATACTAAGGCAGCACAGGGGATGTCACCGGTGGTACTGCAGTGACGTTGCGTGGTGACAAATGCTAACTGCCCTCGTGGTGAGCACAGCGTAGCAGAGAGTGGAGTCATgtgttgtactcctgaaactaccGTGACAGTGTGTGTCGAGGACACTcacaaatttttaattaaaaactaagGATGAAAAAAACCAACTTTACCTACACCAAACTTTTTtggtgaaaaaattttaaaaggaatctcAGGGGATTTAAAGGAAATGCCGTTACCGTAAATGCTTCTTAAATTATTGATTAAACAATGCGAACACAGGAGTCCTGCTTCCTGGATTAAAGTGAATATTTTGTTACGagagccataaaaatgaaaacaagtgttAACAAAAGCCCATGAAGGCATAAATAAAATGCCTAATTGCTACGTGCTAAGCAGTTGGTCCGTATCTCCGTTTTACCTTCAAGTCACTTTAGAAATACTGCCTAAGAAACAAATTTGTCGTATAATCTAGCAATAGGAACTTCTTACAAATTTGTGCTTCGCAAGCCTGAGTTACAGTCATCGCGGCGGTTCAGAGTGATGAGTCGAGGCTCTGCAGCCTCCCAGAGCGCCTTCTGGATCGTCAGACATTGCATTCTCCATGGCCTCTGAGGCCCCGTCTTATTTACCGAAGGTTGGTTATCCGTGCCTCGTGCACGCGGTGACCCTCCCGTAACCGGCCCTTCAGCCCGTCAGTCCAACAAGAAGTAGCTATTTAATGAGCAGTACGAGCTACTGTTGTTTCACTAACCGGAGCAGTGTGCCTCCGAGGATGCTAAATGATGGGCAGTTCCTGTATCAGTAACAACGACAAATATCTGTTAGTGAAACGACGTTCGTCCGGATGCCGCCAAACGGCTGAGGAAACGGAGAGGGGACGTCTGGTTAACATTGGTGTCCGTCCCCGTCCCGTCACGGTGCGGCCTCTTCTCTGAGACGCTTACCGCCTTTCCCCTCGTGGTCAATCATGCTGAGACGCCGACTGGTATTTCCCTCCGTCGACGGAGGCACGGTAGCAAATTCTGTCGGAAATGTTGCACGTGCCTTTTGTTCCCGTCCCTTGTACGTCACCTGTTAATAAACGAGTAATCAGGAAGTACAGAGGcggaaacaaagagaaattaattccCAGTTCTCCCACATATTTCTTCACTGAAGGTAACTGCTGTTCATGTTGGAATGTATTTGCTTTCGTGgttcacacacagagacacacacacgcgcgcgcgcacacgcatACAGCAGTCGTCTGAAACGTGTCGCTAGTGGTAAGCAGGAAAAAGAACAGCCCAGCCTTATAAAAGTGACATCTATAAAAAACAtaccaaaaagaaagagagaaagagagaaaggatgaaaaccttGCCTCTAGGGCAAAGGTTAACAACCGAACTGTCATTCGGACTTGGTGATTTGCTTTCCCCTAAGCTTAGGACTTTCAGGGAATGAGTTTATGATCCCAGGCAGCTTTCTTGGCAGGGGGAGGGTGCCCAGACTTAGCCCTAATTATTACATTTTGTTTCACATTCCCACTTAAACAGCTAACCTTTTTGCTAATGGGTCTGGACTCTGGCAGCGCAGCTTGAACTGACGGGGCTGTTCTTTCTCTAAATGGCCTTTTGTGAGCGGATAATGACCCCACTCTCTTGAATAGGGTTTTTCTCTACTTGCTATAGCTAAATGCATCAttgcaaaaaacaaagcaaagagaaattGCAGTAAAATGGTACATAATGGCCCCCTGGGATGGTGAGTAGGCCCGGCTCTCACAGACTTCACACTCTCCTTTTTCTGAAGTTTCATGCAGAACAGTGTTTTACCTGGGCTGGGTatggggtcggggggggggggggcgggaggtaGACCCTGTGCTCTTTGGGCCTTGATCTGGGCTGTGCTTTGAGAGGACAAGCTGCCGCTGAGTTAAGGGTCTTGGCAGTAGAAATGGTGCTTCTCGACCCAGAGCGTGGGTCAGAATAAGGGCTCAGAAATATGAATTTCTTCCTGGTCAACCTCAGGCCTCTGAGGGACATTGGTCATTTTTGCCTTCGTACTACAATTCTGCTGTGATACTGAATTTACCACGTCTGTtgcacgggggtgggggcggggggcttgggcaacagatgaatgaaaactCTCGGAAACCCACTTTTATGTGTTAAAAATCTAGGGCAATATAAAAAACCTCCATACGAAGGAGTAATGGTATCAAAGTTCACAAAACTTTGCGGCAGATCCTGATGCACATATTTTCCACTTAGAGTGAAGTAAGAAGTATGTGTCTAGACTTCTCTGCAATCTCAGTATGTCCCATTACCTCGGTGTAACTTAGAGTCACAGTAGGACAATTTCAAGGTCTCGAGACTCCGTATGTCCGTGAAGACTCCCCACCAGTACTAATTCACTGTCCACTTCGGTTCACTCTCCTCCTGCATGCAGAAGCACTCTGTACTGCTCTAGACATTGTGTAGGTACCAGCCGGCCTGATCTAATCACTGCCCATCTCCTGCAGTGAGCTCCCGCGCGGCTCCTTACTTACCACGCTCCTCCTGATTACGGCCAATCCGCGCCGCCCACCTCATCCCCTGGGTATTTTAATAGTTTCATTTAATAAAGTAATGACCCATAATGGGTTAATGAAGGGCATTAAGGGTGCTGGGGTACGGCCCTTGGTAGCCCTGCAGGTGCTCCTGAGATGAGTCATTCTCCCCTACATTACCCCCCTGAGCCTTAGGAGCCCCAGCTCAGGGGGGTAATGACAGTCCGTGTCTTTTCTCGAACAAGATGCAGGTTCGATGCAGGTGGCACAGGTACCTGTGTTTACTAGTTTTTACTTTTGGCCTCTGCTAAGGCAGGAGAGCAGGAACCAGGACTGAAACACCGACAGCCGGAAGCTTCCGAGGAGGCCGTTTCCTCCCGACAACTAGCTTAGCAGTGAGAGACAAATACTAGAAATACAATACATATTAGTTGAACGTGATCATTTTTGTGTcatcataagagactctgaatagGTCTTAAGCAAGTCACACCTTTGTCAAAtaatattagttttaaaaatccagggAGGCTTGGAGAAAAGCAATCAGACTCGTTTTCTGGGGAGGTGTGGCTCAGCTATTCCTGTTTGGAACATTCTGGGGCAAGTGCAGCTTTGCCCCGTAGTTCTGGGCCGCAGCAGCGGAAGAGAAGCGTGGCACTAATGAGACACACGGATTGGTTCAAAAACCCTGACTTTGCACGTGGACTTCGGTGCCCTTTGACTCTCAAACTTACACTTTCAATGTGACCTTGTCTTTATAACCCACGTGAAAGTCTGAAATGAAATGTCTTTAACACTAGGGAGGCTGGTATATCTTAaagtaattctgtttttttaaagactttatttattttatagggagagagagcaggggcaggggaacagggaggcttaagcagactccacgctgagttcGGAGCcggactcggggctccatctcatgaccctgaggtcaggacctgagccgaatccAAGAGGGTGACCTTTGACCGGCCTcaccacccaagagccccaagagTAAGAGTCCTCTGAAGTGCTCCTTGTTGGGTGATACGTGCGTCATCATGAATTAAACCTCTCACTAGTGACCCGGATCAGGGCGGCCAGGCCTGGAACACTTTCGGGGCGGATGTTAAACAGTGACGGCTAAAATAAAGGCTGCAGACGGGGGATAAGAAAATCACAACCAGATCGTCACCGAGGAAGTAGCGACATTCTGTGTCACTTGACGCGACGCATGGAATTCACTCGTTCCTGGGGTCACCAGTCTTCACGGAGTGTCTCTTCTTTGCTAATCATTGTATGCGGGTCCAACAACATAAAAGACAAGTAAACGGGTTTATCACTTCTCTCAGGAGGTCACTTCTGCGGGAGAAGACTGACCCTGAATAACAGAATGACGCCTCCCGGTGACCCCCGCGGCAGGTGTAAGCGACGCGCACACTCGTGCACTTAGTCTCACAGCCGGGCAGGTAGATATTACTGTCATCCCTTCTGTTTGATGATGGAGCTGAGTCCTGGACGCGCTCCCACTTGTCCGAGATCACACAGCAGTGAGCAGCGCTGCCGTTCCCCAAACCCAGACTTGATGCACTTCACCGCTGCCACATTATTCCAGAAGAAAGCTGGGAAACCGGGGTCAGGAATCCCTAGGAACGGGTTAACACCGTTTTTACCACTTTGTTTTATTCCTGTGTCCCACGTGTAACTACTGTTAAGAGTCTGGTGCATTCCATTCCATCTTTTTATGCAACTGGTtttggcacatttttttttagatacgGGTGTGATTGTGTGGTAGATGCAGTGTTTGAGAAGTTGCTCTGAGGTCTGGAGGCCCTGAATGTTATTAAGCAATGACAGGGAAAGTCCTTGAGAATCATTGTTTAAGGGCTTTCATGGCCCAAG
It encodes:
- the LOC131818865 gene encoding protein TsetseEP-like, with amino-acid sequence MTLAPAAAGVRSASGWRRPRAGEVRAPALPPSRGRGTRAKSARGARQPRGCPLRAGPCSDSEPDPDPDPDSDPDPDPDPDPDPDQDPDPDPDPDPDQDSDSDPDPDPDPDPDQDPDPDPDSDPDPDPDPDPDQDQDPDPDPDPDPDPDPDPDSDSDPDPDPDPDPDPDSDPDPDPDPDALLRPGPGAASVRRAEPRRARGSRGPWRASPGLGLGLLHAEAAPLPRRPLRPGLAPPSSPRALASRGRGGRRDLRAPSALSPPETRPRVPSCLPEGRTAPAALGDRGPEAGRGRRPGAEPVRAPDHRPLGRLRLR